One Dasania marina DSM 21967 DNA segment encodes these proteins:
- a CDS encoding DUF4845 domain-containing protein encodes MVSPIRQRGLSGLSLLMVLLLIGFFATVFVKLLPIYMSSWTVKSVLTSIVEEGGTGMTPAEIRKKIDRSFNMNQVTVITTKDIDIKREKSGKVKINANYEQRVPFMQNVDVVVKFEKLQFEVQGK; translated from the coding sequence ATGGTAAGCCCTATACGCCAGCGTGGTCTGTCAGGTTTAAGCCTATTAATGGTGTTGTTATTAATTGGTTTTTTTGCAACGGTATTCGTGAAATTATTGCCCATCTATATGAGTTCGTGGACGGTTAAAAGTGTTTTGACCTCTATAGTCGAAGAGGGTGGTACTGGAATGACGCCTGCGGAGATACGCAAGAAAATTGACCGTTCATTCAATATGAACCAAGTTACGGTTATTACCACTAAAGATATAGACATTAAACGTGAAAAAAGCGGCAAAGTTAAAATCAATGCCAACTACGAACAGCGCGTTCCTTTTATGCAAAATGTGGATGTGGTGGTGAAATTCGAGAAGCTTCAATTTGAAGTGCAAGGTAAGTAA
- the acpS gene encoding holo-ACP synthase yields the protein MIVGIGTDLVKIDRIEASYQRLGNKFAQRILTPQEFAQFETATKPIALLAKRFAVKEAAGKALGTGIGQGVSWQDISITHNELGAPMLCFSGKAAEYAAARQVCGQHVSISDEDDIATAFVVLESL from the coding sequence ATGATAGTAGGTATAGGTACCGATTTAGTAAAAATTGATCGTATAGAGGCCAGTTATCAACGTTTGGGCAATAAGTTTGCGCAGCGTATATTAACGCCACAGGAATTTGCTCAATTTGAAACAGCGACTAAACCTATAGCCCTATTAGCCAAACGTTTTGCAGTGAAAGAAGCGGCAGGTAAAGCACTAGGTACCGGCATAGGCCAAGGTGTTAGCTGGCAAGATATTTCTATAACCCATAATGAGCTTGGCGCGCCTATGCTGTGTTTTTCCGGTAAAGCGGCAGAATATGCCGCTGCTCGCCAGGTTTGCGGCCAGCACGTTAGTATTAGCGATGAAGACGATATAGCGACTGCTTTCGTGGTGTTAGAAAGCCTGTAA
- the lepB gene encoding signal peptidase I translates to MVNTLLFVVSGMSLLLWLMQEKFARPQIQVQLDRCINEGQSLSADELLVKTVPGWSEWFYRATFIMWLAWGASIFLVKDGDFALVLVWLTLFSGVVYALDHFCFAHKRNNYVDSPSVTAFLGRYVAEQKELLLSNYGRELILAEYAKSFFPVLFVVVLLRSFIVEPFQIPSASMVPTLKVGDYILVNKFSYGLRLPVLGTKIMAVGEPQRGDVMVFFPPHDPRYFIKRVIGLPGDEIVYSNKTLTINGEFMPQAFVAQIHESGQAVKLYNEQFGDSSHTIHNTMAIDRGGFTMVVPQGHYFMMGDNRDNSSDSRFWGPVPEQNIVGKAFAKWMYWPSITQLPSFSRAGVIE, encoded by the coding sequence ATGGTTAATACGCTGTTATTTGTTGTTTCAGGCATGAGTTTATTGCTGTGGCTAATGCAGGAAAAATTTGCCCGACCACAAATACAAGTACAGTTAGATCGCTGTATTAATGAAGGGCAATCACTATCTGCTGACGAACTACTAGTAAAAACTGTACCCGGTTGGTCAGAGTGGTTTTACCGTGCCACCTTTATTATGTGGCTGGCTTGGGGCGCGTCTATCTTCTTAGTGAAAGATGGCGACTTCGCGCTGGTACTGGTGTGGCTAACCTTGTTTAGTGGTGTGGTGTATGCCTTAGATCATTTTTGTTTTGCGCATAAGCGCAACAACTATGTGGATTCGCCCTCGGTAACGGCATTTTTAGGACGCTATGTGGCCGAGCAAAAAGAGTTATTACTCAGCAACTATGGCCGCGAGTTGATTTTGGCGGAATACGCCAAGTCTTTTTTTCCAGTGTTATTCGTGGTGGTGTTGCTGCGCTCTTTTATTGTAGAGCCTTTCCAAATTCCCTCCGCCTCTATGGTACCCACTCTCAAAGTGGGTGATTATATTTTGGTGAATAAATTTAGCTATGGTCTACGCCTGCCCGTGTTAGGTACCAAAATTATGGCAGTGGGTGAGCCGCAGCGTGGTGATGTGATGGTGTTTTTTCCTCCCCATGATCCGCGTTATTTTATTAAACGGGTAATAGGCTTGCCTGGCGATGAAATTGTTTATAGCAACAAAACTTTAACCATCAACGGCGAGTTTATGCCGCAGGCGTTTGTGGCGCAAATTCACGAATCTGGCCAAGCAGTTAAACTCTATAATGAGCAATTTGGCGACAGCAGCCACACCATACACAATACCATGGCTATAGACCGTGGCGGTTTTACCATGGTGGTGCCGCAAGGCCATTATTTTATGATGGGCGATAATCGTGATAACAGCAGCGATAGTCGTTTCTGGGGGCCAGTGCCAGAGCAAAACATCGTAGGCAAGGCATTTGCTAAATGGATGTATTGGCCGTCTATAACCCAGTTGCCCAGTTTTAGCCGCGCCGGTGTGATTGAATAA
- the recO gene encoding DNA repair protein RecO, whose translation MRVELQPAYVLHTRHYRDTSMLVDFFTPQYGRVSAVAKGVRAVSKTAKQKRSLLQSFKPLLISWGGKSDLKSLFHIEAQAASYALQGERLFSAMYVNELLTRLLQAEEENDDIFYLYQQVLIQLNLHEPVDIILRRFELTLLNYLGYGLQLENVADTGEAIAPDGRYQYFPERGFSAYHGDQPLRNSFNGADLLAIAAADFQPTARAAAKRLCRQALGFYLGAKPLKSRELFL comes from the coding sequence ATGCGTGTTGAACTGCAGCCAGCTTATGTTTTACACACCCGGCACTACCGTGACACCAGTATGTTGGTAGATTTTTTCACCCCGCAATATGGCCGTGTTAGTGCGGTAGCCAAAGGGGTGAGGGCAGTTAGTAAAACAGCCAAACAAAAACGCAGCCTGCTGCAGTCTTTTAAGCCTCTGTTGATTAGCTGGGGCGGTAAAAGCGATTTAAAAAGTCTGTTTCATATAGAAGCGCAAGCCGCTAGTTATGCGCTGCAGGGCGAGCGACTATTTAGCGCGATGTATGTTAATGAGCTGCTAACACGTTTATTACAGGCTGAAGAAGAAAATGACGATATCTTTTATTTGTACCAACAGGTGTTAATACAATTAAACTTGCACGAACCTGTTGATATTATTTTGCGTCGTTTTGAGCTGACACTACTCAATTATTTAGGTTATGGCTTACAGCTAGAAAATGTTGCCGATACCGGTGAGGCGATAGCGCCGGATGGGCGCTATCAATACTTTCCCGAACGGGGGTTTAGTGCCTACCATGGCGATCAACCCTTACGAAATAGTTTTAATGGCGCGGATTTATTAGCCATAGCGGCGGCAGATTTTCAGCCCACCGCACGGGCAGCGGCAAAACGGCTATGTAGGCAGGCACTGGGGTTTTATTTAGGCGCTAAACCTTTAAAAAGCCGCGAGTTGTTTTTATGA
- the era gene encoding GTPase Era, with product MSETRCGYVAIVGRPNVGKSTLLNHILGQKISITSRKPQTTRHRVLGIKTENQVQSIFVDTPGLHQNDDSEKAINRYMNRAASSAITDVDVVVFVVDRGKWTTADDWVLEQVKRASCPVILAVNKVDQIEDKSSLLPFIQAAEQKMDFAEIVPVSALRDTNLDSLEACINERLPKGDWFFDEDQITDRSSRFMAAELVREKIMRQLGAEVPYEITVEIEEFSDSGKSLHIGALILVEREGQKRIVIGDKGARLKLIGQEARLDMEKMFERKVMLKLWVKVKSGWSDDERALRSLGYNDFD from the coding sequence ATGAGCGAAACACGCTGTGGTTATGTAGCGATAGTAGGCCGTCCTAATGTCGGCAAGTCTACCTTGCTTAACCATATATTAGGTCAAAAAATTAGTATCACTTCGCGCAAGCCGCAAACCACGCGGCATAGAGTGCTGGGTATTAAAACTGAAAATCAGGTGCAGTCTATCTTTGTAGACACACCGGGTTTACATCAAAATGATGATTCAGAAAAAGCGATTAACCGCTATATGAACCGCGCCGCCAGCTCGGCGATTACCGACGTAGACGTGGTGGTTTTTGTGGTCGACCGAGGCAAGTGGACCACCGCCGATGATTGGGTGCTAGAGCAAGTTAAACGCGCCTCTTGCCCGGTAATTTTAGCGGTTAATAAAGTTGATCAAATAGAAGACAAGTCCAGCCTGCTACCGTTTATACAAGCCGCAGAGCAAAAAATGGATTTTGCTGAAATCGTGCCGGTGTCGGCGTTACGCGATACTAACCTAGATAGTTTAGAGGCCTGTATTAACGAGCGCCTACCCAAGGGTGATTGGTTCTTCGATGAAGATCAAATTACCGACAGAAGTTCGCGCTTTATGGCGGCAGAGTTGGTGCGTGAGAAAATCATGCGTCAGTTAGGCGCGGAAGTGCCCTATGAAATTACCGTAGAAATTGAAGAATTTAGCGATAGCGGTAAAAGTCTGCATATAGGCGCTTTGATACTGGTTGAGCGTGAAGGGCAAAAGCGTATTGTTATCGGCGACAAGGGCGCCCGTTTAAAATTAATAGGGCAGGAGGCTAGGCTGGACATGGAGAAAATGTTCGAACGCAAGGTCATGCTCAAGCTCTGGGTTAAAGTGAAGTCAGGCTGGTCAGATGATGAAAGAGCCTTGCGTAGCCTAGGCTATAACGACTTCGATTAG
- the rnc gene encoding ribonuclease III — MVTVSTQRLLAKLGYEFKDSQLLELALSHRSVGAKNNERLEFLGDSIVNFVIAESLFERFPKLKEGELSQMRAQMVKGKTLAEIAREFELGDYLKLGQGEMKSGGFRRESILADTVEALIGAIYLDSDMLQCRERVLSWYHSRLEAIASKKSHKDAKTTLQEILQAKKKALPVYTLIETSGEDHDQHFQIACEIPGLPNCIGEGGNRRSAEQAAAAAAIELIENSL, encoded by the coding sequence ATAGTGACAGTATCTACGCAACGTTTATTGGCCAAGCTGGGCTATGAGTTTAAGGATAGCCAATTACTAGAGCTGGCACTGAGTCATCGCAGCGTGGGGGCAAAAAACAATGAGCGCCTAGAGTTTTTAGGCGATTCTATTGTTAATTTTGTTATTGCAGAAAGCCTGTTCGAGCGTTTTCCCAAATTAAAAGAAGGCGAGCTTAGCCAAATGCGCGCGCAGATGGTTAAGGGTAAGACCCTGGCTGAAATAGCCCGTGAGTTTGAGTTGGGTGATTATTTAAAGCTGGGGCAGGGTGAAATGAAAAGCGGAGGCTTTCGCCGTGAATCCATTTTGGCCGATACCGTAGAAGCCTTGATAGGTGCCATCTATTTAGACTCAGATATGTTGCAGTGTCGCGAACGCGTGCTGAGCTGGTATCACTCGCGCTTAGAGGCTATAGCCTCTAAGAAAAGTCACAAAGACGCCAAAACCACTTTACAAGAAATACTACAGGCTAAAAAGAAAGCCCTGCCTGTATATACGTTGATAGAAACCAGTGGTGAGGATCATGATCAACACTTTCAGATTGCCTGTGAGATACCCGGGCTGCCCAACTGTATAGGTGAGGGCGGTAATCGGCGCAGTGCCGAACAAGCAGCCGCAGCGGCGGCGATAGAATTAATCGAAAACAGCCTCTAG
- the lepA gene encoding translation elongation factor 4: protein MSNLDLIRNFSIIAHIDHGKSTLADRFIQTCGGLSAREMGAQVLDSMDIERERGITIKAQSVTLNYNAKNGKTYQLNFIDTPGHVDFSYEVSRSLAACEGALLVVDAAQGVEAQSVANCYTAIEQGLEVLPVLNKMDLPQADPDTVKQEIEEIIGLDASHAIAVSAKSGMGVDDLLEQLVELIPPPVGNLDGDLQALIIDSWFDNYLGIVSLVRVKHGQLRKGDKIIMKSTGKQHITDSVGIFTPKRLVTGVLKAGEVGFVVAGIKDIHGAPVGDTITHASTPNVTQLPGFKKVKPQVYAGLFTVNSDDYESFRDALAKLTLNDASLFYEPESSDALGFGFRIGFLGMLHMEIIQERLEREYNLDLITTAPTVIYQVLTKQGEVLMVDNPSALPDPGILDEVREPICLANMLVPQEYLGAVITLCVEKRGVQKEMQFLGKQVAVSYELPMNEVVLDFFDRLKSVSRGYASLDYSFERFQEAPLVKLDVLINGDRVDALSIIVHRDQAQSRGRSLTEKMKELIPRQMFDVAIQAAIGGQIVARQSVKALRKNVTAKCYGGDISRKRKLLEKQKAGKKRMKRVGNVEIPQSAFLAVLKVDS, encoded by the coding sequence GTGAGTAACTTAGATTTAATTCGAAATTTTTCCATCATTGCCCATATAGATCACGGTAAATCGACCCTCGCCGATCGCTTTATTCAAACCTGTGGTGGCCTTAGTGCCCGCGAGATGGGCGCGCAAGTGCTGGACTCTATGGATATAGAGCGCGAGCGCGGTATTACCATTAAGGCCCAAAGCGTCACCCTCAATTACAATGCCAAAAACGGTAAAACCTACCAACTTAACTTTATCGATACGCCTGGGCATGTGGATTTCTCCTATGAAGTTTCCCGTTCACTGGCAGCTTGTGAAGGTGCGTTGTTGGTGGTGGATGCGGCGCAAGGGGTAGAGGCGCAATCGGTAGCCAATTGTTACACCGCTATAGAGCAGGGTTTAGAAGTGCTGCCTGTGCTCAATAAAATGGACTTGCCGCAAGCCGATCCTGATACTGTTAAGCAAGAAATAGAAGAAATTATAGGCTTAGATGCTTCTCATGCCATAGCCGTGAGTGCTAAATCCGGCATGGGCGTGGATGATTTACTAGAGCAGTTAGTCGAGTTAATACCACCGCCGGTAGGTAATCTTGATGGCGACTTACAGGCGCTGATTATCGATTCTTGGTTTGATAATTACTTGGGCATAGTCTCGTTGGTGCGTGTTAAGCATGGTCAGCTGCGCAAAGGCGATAAAATCATTATGAAGTCTACCGGTAAGCAGCATATTACCGATAGTGTCGGTATTTTTACCCCCAAGCGTCTGGTGACAGGCGTATTAAAAGCGGGTGAAGTCGGTTTTGTAGTTGCCGGTATTAAAGACATACACGGCGCGCCTGTGGGCGATACTATTACCCACGCCAGTACCCCCAATGTTACGCAGTTGCCTGGCTTCAAAAAAGTGAAACCGCAGGTTTATGCGGGTCTGTTTACCGTTAATTCTGACGATTACGAATCCTTCCGAGATGCTCTGGCAAAGTTAACGCTCAACGATGCATCGTTGTTTTACGAGCCCGAAAGTTCGGACGCACTAGGCTTTGGTTTTCGCATAGGTTTCCTAGGCATGTTGCACATGGAAATTATTCAGGAGCGTTTAGAGCGGGAATACAATCTCGATTTAATTACCACTGCCCCTACGGTTATTTACCAAGTGCTCACCAAGCAAGGCGAGGTGTTAATGGTAGATAACCCTTCGGCCTTACCCGATCCGGGCATCTTAGACGAGGTGCGCGAACCTATTTGTCTCGCCAATATGTTAGTGCCGCAAGAATATTTAGGTGCGGTGATTACCCTGTGCGTAGAAAAGCGCGGTGTGCAAAAAGAGATGCAGTTTTTAGGTAAACAGGTAGCGGTTAGCTATGAGTTGCCTATGAATGAAGTGGTATTAGATTTCTTCGATAGGCTAAAGTCCGTTAGCCGTGGCTACGCTTCTTTGGACTACAGCTTTGAGCGTTTTCAAGAAGCACCGCTGGTTAAGCTGGATGTGTTGATTAATGGCGATCGCGTCGATGCCTTGTCGATAATCGTACACAGAGACCAAGCACAAAGCCGTGGTAGATCCTTAACCGAAAAAATGAAAGAGTTAATCCCTAGGCAGATGTTTGATGTCGCTATACAGGCCGCCATAGGTGGTCAAATTGTAGCCAGGCAGTCGGTGAAAGCACTGCGCAAAAACGTAACCGCTAAATGCTATGGTGGTGATATTAGTCGTAAGCGCAAACTGTTAGAAAAACAAAAGGCTGGTAAAAAGCGCATGAAACGAGTGGGTAATGTAGAAATTCCGCAGAGCGCGTTTTTAGCGGTGTTAAAAGTTGATAGTTAA
- the mazG gene encoding nucleoside triphosphate pyrophosphohydrolase, with amino-acid sequence MPEPMYSLQDLQYLMQRLRDPQDGCHWDKEQTFASIVPHTLEESYELADAIARNDMAHIKEELGDVLFQVIFYSQLGAEQQAFSLEDVIHQLTAKLIRRHPHVFPSGELHSRAGQQQQQTEQVKASWEAIKQQERQQKQQHSLLADVPLALPALNRAAKLQKRAAKVGFDWNDISKVIDKLHEELAELEQAQQGGDKAEIESELGDILFCCVNLARHLQVNPESALRSTNRKFERRFAYIEQQLHSRQQAIADSSLELLESLWLEAKQQLG; translated from the coding sequence ATGCCTGAGCCTATGTATAGCTTACAAGACTTGCAGTATCTGATGCAGCGCTTACGTGATCCTCAGGACGGCTGCCATTGGGATAAGGAGCAAACCTTTGCCAGCATAGTGCCTCACACCTTGGAAGAGAGCTACGAGCTAGCCGATGCGATAGCCCGTAACGATATGGCGCATATTAAAGAAGAGCTGGGCGACGTATTATTTCAGGTTATTTTTTACAGCCAGTTAGGTGCTGAGCAGCAGGCTTTTAGCTTAGAGGATGTGATCCATCAGCTCACCGCCAAGCTGATACGTAGGCATCCCCATGTTTTCCCCAGTGGTGAATTGCACAGCCGTGCCGGCCAGCAACAGCAGCAAACCGAGCAAGTCAAAGCAAGCTGGGAGGCGATTAAGCAGCAAGAACGTCAGCAAAAACAGCAGCACAGCCTGTTAGCAGATGTACCCCTAGCCTTACCCGCCTTAAATCGCGCAGCTAAACTACAAAAACGTGCCGCCAAAGTGGGCTTTGATTGGAACGATATAAGCAAAGTCATAGATAAGCTGCATGAAGAACTTGCTGAATTGGAGCAGGCCCAACAGGGAGGTGACAAAGCCGAAATAGAATCGGAGTTAGGTGACATCTTATTTTGCTGCGTTAATTTAGCTAGGCATTTACAGGTTAATCCCGAATCAGCCCTACGCTCCACCAATCGTAAGTTTGAGCGGCGTTTTGCGTATATAGAGCAGCAACTGCATAGTCGACAGCAAGCTATAGCCGATAGTAGTTTGGAGCTTTTAGAGTCGCTATGGCTAGAAGCCAAACAACAGCTAGGTTAG
- the relA gene encoding GTP diphosphokinase: MVKVREEYPVNSDGSIDVSQWLERLPVDPAVDKVELLRACNFSQFIEQQPNTDSPNSWGKEHSRFRIGMEMVEILADLHLDTETLVAAVIYRLVREHQLELDVVRENFGERVATLIEGVIRMAAMSKVIAGDTPVLGQASAQKENIRKMLVALVDDVRVALLKLAERTCAIRAVKNNPTRRYLVAREVFDIYAPLAHRLGIGHIKWELEDLSFRYLHAASYKKIAKLLDEKRLARQRYIEEVKQLLSDVLAKNAIEAELSGRVKHIYSIWRKMQRKGIGFSQVYDIRAVRILVPELKDCYAVLGLVHGLWRNIANEFDDYIANPKDNGYRSLHTAVIGPEGKVLEIQIRTFAMHEESEYGVCAHWRYKGADRHGGSSYEDKIAWLRQVLDWHEEIDGGTEEITKRFANAQDRVYVFTPDGHVVNLAQGSTPLDFAYHIHTEVGHRCRGAKVNGRIVSLTYALATGEQVEILTGKENNPKRDWLQPSLHYLQSSRARSKVQAWFRLQAREDNVAAGRALVEKVFKRMALTSLDYKTVATYFGYQVVEDMYAAVGAGDINTAQILAVSERFDKGVEAPVTELVTKPPRVDEGSNNIIVQGVGNLLTHFARCCKPVPGDMIMGYVTQGRGVSIHLQDCAKLLQLQHNEPERIIEVNWGDAQKPQSYPVDLEVTAFDRQGLLRDVTTLLANAKVDVIAMQTTTNKKDHTALMALTVEMSGLAELSNLLSRINSLPNVSNAYRVREDKK; encoded by the coding sequence ATGGTAAAAGTACGTGAAGAATATCCAGTTAATAGCGATGGCTCTATTGATGTCAGTCAGTGGCTAGAGCGCCTGCCGGTAGACCCCGCGGTTGATAAAGTCGAGTTACTGCGGGCCTGTAACTTTAGTCAATTTATAGAGCAGCAACCCAACACCGACTCCCCCAATTCCTGGGGCAAAGAGCACAGCCGTTTCCGTATAGGCATGGAAATGGTTGAGATACTCGCCGACCTACATTTAGATACCGAAACCTTAGTCGCTGCGGTGATTTATAGATTGGTTCGTGAGCATCAACTAGAGCTGGATGTCGTTAGAGAAAATTTTGGTGAGCGTGTCGCCACGCTGATTGAAGGTGTCATACGTATGGCGGCCATGAGTAAGGTGATAGCAGGCGATACCCCGGTGTTAGGCCAAGCCAGTGCGCAAAAAGAAAATATACGCAAAATGCTGGTGGCCTTAGTCGATGATGTGCGAGTGGCATTGTTAAAATTAGCTGAACGCACCTGCGCTATCCGAGCCGTTAAAAATAATCCCACACGCCGCTATTTAGTCGCCCGCGAAGTATTTGATATTTACGCACCGCTGGCTCACCGTTTAGGCATAGGCCATATTAAATGGGAGTTGGAAGACTTATCGTTCCGCTACCTACATGCTGCCTCCTATAAAAAAATTGCCAAATTACTTGATGAAAAAAGATTGGCCAGGCAGCGCTATATAGAAGAAGTTAAGCAGTTGCTCAGCGATGTTTTGGCAAAAAATGCTATAGAGGCTGAGCTCAGTGGTCGAGTTAAACACATCTATAGTATCTGGCGTAAAATGCAGCGCAAAGGCATAGGTTTTTCACAGGTTTACGATATTCGGGCGGTGCGTATATTAGTGCCCGAACTAAAGGACTGTTATGCCGTGCTAGGTTTAGTGCACGGCCTGTGGCGTAATATCGCCAATGAGTTTGACGACTATATCGCCAACCCCAAAGATAATGGTTATCGCTCACTGCATACGGCGGTGATAGGGCCTGAGGGAAAGGTCTTAGAAATACAAATACGTACCTTTGCCATGCATGAGGAATCCGAGTACGGGGTTTGCGCCCACTGGCGTTATAAAGGTGCTGACAGGCATGGTGGCAGCAGCTACGAAGATAAAATTGCCTGGCTGCGGCAGGTGTTAGATTGGCACGAAGAGATAGATGGCGGCACTGAAGAAATTACCAAGCGCTTTGCCAATGCTCAGGATAGAGTCTATGTGTTTACCCCCGACGGCCATGTCGTCAACTTAGCACAGGGCTCTACGCCCTTGGATTTTGCCTACCACATCCATACTGAGGTGGGGCACCGCTGCCGGGGTGCGAAAGTGAATGGTCGTATAGTGTCGCTAACCTATGCGTTGGCCACCGGTGAACAAGTAGAGATATTAACTGGCAAAGAGAACAACCCCAAGCGCGACTGGCTACAACCTAGCTTGCACTACCTGCAATCATCCCGGGCGCGTAGCAAAGTGCAGGCCTGGTTTAGGTTGCAAGCGAGAGAGGATAATGTCGCTGCGGGCCGGGCGCTGGTAGAAAAAGTCTTCAAACGCATGGCCTTAACCAGCCTAGATTACAAAACGGTAGCTACCTATTTTGGCTATCAAGTGGTCGAAGATATGTATGCCGCAGTAGGCGCGGGTGATATTAATACCGCACAAATACTCGCTGTCAGTGAACGCTTTGATAAAGGTGTAGAGGCGCCTGTTACCGAGCTAGTCACTAAGCCGCCCCGCGTTGATGAAGGCAGCAACAATATTATTGTACAAGGGGTAGGTAATCTACTGACGCATTTTGCCAGGTGCTGTAAGCCGGTGCCAGGCGATATGATTATGGGCTATGTTACCCAAGGTCGTGGCGTTAGCATACACCTACAGGATTGCGCCAAACTGCTGCAGTTGCAACACAACGAGCCTGAGCGAATTATAGAAGTGAATTGGGGCGATGCTCAGAAACCACAAAGTTACCCGGTAGATTTAGAAGTCACCGCCTTTGACCGCCAGGGTTTATTACGAGATGTAACGACCTTGCTAGCCAATGCTAAAGTAGATGTTATTGCCATGCAAACCACCACCAATAAAAAAGACCACACGGCCTTAATGGCCTTAACGGTAGAAATGAGTGGCCTAGCAGAATTATCGAACCTGTTAAGCCGTATCAATAGCCTGCCCAATGTTTCTAATGCTTACCGGGTAAGAGAAGATAAAAAATAA